Proteins from one Pseudomonas sp. KBS0710 genomic window:
- a CDS encoding YbaN family protein has translation MTPMGNRSLLLRYVLLAIGWLSVALGVIGIFLPVLPTTPFLLLAAACFARSSPRFYQWLVEHPRLGPWIRDYLDGNGIPLKGKVYAIGLMWLSIGFSCYLVPLPWARGFMLTSAVLVTVYILRQKTLPPR, from the coding sequence ATGACGCCCATGGGCAACCGCTCACTGCTCCTGCGCTACGTGCTGCTGGCCATCGGCTGGCTGAGCGTAGCGCTGGGCGTGATTGGTATTTTCCTGCCGGTATTGCCAACCACACCCTTCCTGCTGCTCGCCGCCGCCTGCTTCGCTCGAAGCTCCCCGCGCTTTTACCAATGGCTGGTGGAACATCCGCGCCTGGGGCCGTGGATTCGTGACTATCTGGATGGCAATGGTATTCCGCTCAAGGGCAAGGTGTATGCCATAGGCCTGATGTGGCTGAGCATTGGGTTTTCCTGCTACCTGGTGCCGCTGCCTTGGGCACGTGGGTTTATGCTGACCAGTGCGGTGTTGGTGACCGTTTACATCTTGCGTCAGAAAACCCTGCCACCGCGTTGA
- a CDS encoding YecA family protein, with protein MSFAEQLTRLQAFLDADELHDEALDYVAAHGYLTALSICADVVPDREWIDALFAEEPHYADAAQREEIESTLLALKAHIGRQLASDEEFELPCELDLGEEPDDSDLRGWCIGFMEGVFLREAAWFETAEEEVSEMLLPIMVGSGLFDDQPEFSDIAADANLMDDMIVQIPEALTALYLLCNAPDEKPAILKPRHH; from the coding sequence ATGTCCTTCGCTGAGCAACTAACCCGCCTGCAAGCCTTCCTCGACGCCGATGAGCTGCATGACGAGGCGCTGGACTACGTGGCCGCTCACGGCTACCTGACCGCCCTGTCGATCTGCGCCGACGTCGTGCCCGACCGTGAATGGATCGACGCGCTGTTCGCCGAAGAACCGCACTACGCCGACGCCGCCCAACGCGAAGAAATCGAATCGACCCTGCTGGCCCTCAAGGCCCACATTGGTCGCCAACTGGCTTCCGATGAGGAATTCGAGCTGCCATGCGAGCTGGACCTGGGTGAGGAGCCGGATGACTCCGACCTGCGCGGCTGGTGCATCGGCTTCATGGAAGGTGTGTTCCTGCGCGAAGCCGCCTGGTTCGAAACTGCCGAGGAAGAAGTCAGCGAAATGCTGCTGCCGATCATGGTCGGTTCGGGCTTGTTCGACGACCAGCCGGAATTCTCCGACATCGCCGCCGATGCCAACCTGATGGACGACATGATCGTACAGATCCCGGAAGCCCTCACCGCCTTGTACCTGCTGTGCAACGCGCCTGACGAAAAACCGGCGATCCTCAAGCCTCGTCACCACTGA
- the recQ gene encoding DNA helicase RecQ: MLEQAQRVLKDIFGYDSFRGRQGAIIERVASGGDALVLMPTGGGKSLCFQVPALLRNGLAVVVSPLIALMDDQVATLEELGVAAASLNSTLSAEQQRELAARIKRGEVKMLYLAPERLVQPRMLAFLQSLEIALFAIDEAHCVSQWGHDFRREYLQLGQLAELFPDVPRIALTATADKRTREEIVERLHLQNAERFLSSFDRPNIFYRIVPKEQPRKQLLAFLSERRSDAGIVYCLSRKKVDEVAAFLCEQGYPALPYHAGLPNDTRSAHQKRFLNEEGLIMVATIAFGMGIDKSNVRFVAHMDLPKSLEAYYQETGRAGRDGLPADAWMVYGLQDVVMLKQMLQNSEGDERHKRLEQHKLDAMLSLCEETRCRRQTLLAYFDEDMPEPCGHCDNCTDGVQTWDATEPARQALSTIYRTGQRYGVGHLVDVLLGKDNEKVRSFGHEKLSVYGVGKARAEGEWRSLFRQMVARNLVDIDIEGYGGLRLNDSCRPLLKGEVSLELRRDLKPQTTAKSSSTSPASQLVRGEEREQWEALRTLRRKLAQEHSVPPYVIFPDSTLLEMLREQPTSMAEMAKVSGVGARKLERYGQAFLEVLGGQAEAPKEVADIRHELISLARAGMTPIQIAGQLQCSEKNVYTLLAESIGKQQLSLEQALDLPEDLLGEIQDAFLDGEGELPPVTEIAPLFTGRVPEGVLYCVRAALQSEFEI, encoded by the coding sequence ATGCTCGAGCAGGCTCAACGCGTCCTCAAGGACATCTTCGGCTACGACAGTTTTCGTGGCCGCCAGGGTGCGATCATTGAGCGCGTGGCCAGTGGTGGTGATGCCCTGGTCCTGATGCCTACCGGTGGCGGCAAGTCGTTGTGCTTCCAGGTGCCGGCGCTGTTGCGCAATGGCTTGGCCGTGGTGGTGTCGCCGCTCATCGCGTTGATGGACGACCAGGTCGCCACCCTTGAAGAACTCGGTGTCGCCGCCGCTTCCTTGAACTCCACCTTGAGTGCCGAACAGCAGCGCGAGCTGGCTGCGCGCATCAAGCGCGGTGAAGTGAAGATGCTCTACCTGGCGCCTGAACGGCTGGTGCAGCCGCGCATGCTGGCCTTTCTGCAAAGCCTGGAAATTGCGCTGTTCGCCATCGACGAAGCCCACTGCGTGTCGCAATGGGGCCACGATTTCCGTCGCGAATACCTGCAGCTGGGCCAACTGGCGGAATTGTTCCCCGACGTGCCGCGCATCGCCCTGACCGCCACCGCCGACAAACGCACCCGGGAAGAAATCGTCGAGCGCCTGCATCTGCAGAACGCCGAACGCTTTCTGTCGAGCTTCGACCGGCCGAATATTTTTTACCGCATCGTGCCCAAGGAACAGCCGCGCAAGCAGTTGCTGGCGTTCCTGTCCGAGCGGCGCAGCGACGCAGGCATCGTGTATTGCCTGTCGCGCAAAAAGGTCGATGAGGTCGCTGCGTTCCTCTGCGAGCAAGGCTACCCGGCGCTGCCGTATCACGCGGGCCTGCCCAATGACACGCGCTCTGCCCACCAGAAGCGCTTCCTCAACGAGGAAGGCCTGATCATGGTGGCGACCATCGCGTTCGGCATGGGCATCGACAAATCCAACGTGCGCTTTGTTGCGCATATGGACCTGCCCAAGTCCCTCGAGGCCTACTACCAGGAAACCGGTCGCGCCGGCCGTGACGGCCTGCCGGCGGATGCCTGGATGGTCTACGGCCTGCAAGACGTGGTGATGCTCAAGCAGATGTTGCAGAACTCCGAAGGTGACGAGCGCCACAAACGCCTGGAACAACACAAGCTCGATGCCATGCTCTCGCTGTGCGAAGAGACCCGCTGCCGCCGTCAGACGCTGCTCGCCTATTTCGACGAGGACATGCCCGAGCCATGCGGGCACTGTGACAATTGCACCGATGGTGTACAGACCTGGGACGCCACTGAGCCGGCGCGCCAGGCGCTGTCAACGATCTACCGCACTGGCCAGCGCTACGGCGTGGGGCATCTGGTGGATGTTTTGCTGGGCAAGGACAACGAGAAAGTGCGCAGTTTCGGCCACGAAAAACTCTCGGTATACGGCGTCGGCAAGGCGCGCGCCGAAGGCGAATGGCGTTCGTTGTTCCGGCAGATGGTCGCGCGCAACCTGGTGGACATCGACATTGAAGGCTACGGCGGCTTGCGCCTGAACGACAGTTGCCGACCCTTGCTCAAGGGCGAGGTGAGCCTGGAGCTGCGTCGCGACCTCAAGCCGCAGACCACCGCCAAAAGCAGCAGCACCAGCCCGGCCAGCCAATTGGTGCGTGGTGAAGAACGCGAACAGTGGGAAGCCTTGCGCACCCTGCGGCGCAAACTGGCGCAGGAACACAGTGTGCCGCCTTACGTCATCTTCCCCGACTCCACGTTGCTGGAGATGCTGCGCGAGCAGCCGACCAGCATGGCCGAGATGGCCAAGGTCAGCGGCGTCGGTGCGCGCAAGCTGGAACGCTATGGCCAGGCCTTCCTCGAAGTGCTCGGTGGCCAGGCCGAGGCGCCGAAGGAAGTCGCCGACATCCGTCACGAACTGATCAGCCTGGCGCGTGCCGGCATGACCCCGATCCAGATCGCCGGCCAGCTGCAATGCTCGGAAAAAAACGTCTACACCTTGCTGGCTGAGTCCATCGGCAAACAGCAATTGTCGTTGGAGCAGGCCCTTGATTTGCCGGAAGATCTGCTCGGTGAAATCCAGGATGCTTTCCTCGACGGAGAAGGCGAATTGCCACCTGTCACGGAGATCGCACCGCTGTTTACCGGGCGTGTTCCTGAGGGTGTTTTGTATTGCGTACGGGCCGCTTTGCAGTCTGAATTCGAAATTTAG
- a CDS encoding MarR family transcriptional regulator, which translates to MPLTEQHRFGMQLAHMSRGWRAELDRRLAGLGLSQARWLVLLHLARFADAPTQRELAQSVGVEGPTLARLLDSLESQGLVQRQAVLEDRRAKRILLCDSARPLIDQIETIATALRHELLVGLDEADLSVCMRVHEHILANLEKS; encoded by the coding sequence ATGCCGTTAACCGAACAACACCGCTTTGGCATGCAGTTGGCGCATATGTCCCGAGGCTGGCGCGCTGAACTGGACCGCCGTTTGGCGGGGCTGGGTTTGTCCCAGGCGCGTTGGCTGGTGCTGTTGCACCTGGCCCGTTTTGCCGATGCACCGACTCAGCGCGAACTGGCGCAAAGCGTCGGTGTGGAAGGCCCCACCCTGGCACGCCTGCTGGACAGCCTTGAAAGCCAGGGCCTGGTGCAGCGCCAGGCGGTGCTGGAAGACCGGCGCGCCAAACGCATCCTGCTGTGCGACTCCGCTCGCCCGTTGATCGACCAGATCGAAACCATCGCCACGGCCTTGCGCCATGAGTTGTTAGTGGGCCTGGATGAAGCAGATTTGAGTGTGTGCATGCGCGTGCATGAGCACATTCTGGCGAACCTGGAAAAGTCCTGA
- a CDS encoding patatin-like phospholipase family protein produces MRRLLSCLFLCLLPLIADAVESPRPKIGLVLSGGAARGLAHIGVLKALEEQGIQIDAIAGTSMGAVIGGLYASGYKIDELEKLALSIDWQQALSDAPPREDVPFRRKQDDRDFLVKQKLSFRDDGSLGLPLGVIQGQNLALLLESMFAHSSNTRNFDKLPIPFRAVATDITTGEKVVFSKGHLPQVIRASMSIPAVFAPVELDGRLLVDGGMTDNIPLDVAREMGVDIAIVVDIGTPLRSRKQLATVVDVLNQSITLMTRRNSEEQLKALHPKDVLIQPPLAAYGVTDFGRAKDMIDAGYRATRALDVRLAHLRPAEPIDPQLVEARTPGERTPVITAIKVENDSKVSDDVIRYYIRQTLGEPLNLGRLQTDMGTLYGLDYFEQVQYRVVKKGQDNTLVISARGKRSGTDYLRLGLSLSDDMRGESAYNLGASYRMNGINRLGAEWLTRVQIGDRQELYSEFYQPLDVGSRYFVAPYISAQAQNVDLVLDSDPIAEYRLERYGFGLNVGRQIGNSGEIRFGVGEAWGKADVRIGERDLPSVSFSEGFYELKYSFDSLDNVYFPHSGEDIGLAFREFEPGLGSDQRYRQWEFKLDKAMSHGPDTLILGGRYGRTLDKSDVVVSSFLLGGARQLSGFREDSISGQNIALMRAVYYRRLTPRSYLPLDFPLYLGASLERGRAWNNDNQFDSGYINAASVFLGFDTPLGPLNFSYGFNDDKQQAVYLNLGQTF; encoded by the coding sequence ATGCGCCGCCTGTTGTCCTGCCTGTTTCTGTGCTTGCTTCCCCTGATCGCCGACGCCGTCGAAAGCCCCCGCCCCAAGATCGGCCTGGTGCTGTCCGGCGGTGCCGCCCGTGGCCTGGCGCATATTGGCGTGCTCAAGGCGCTGGAAGAGCAAGGTATCCAGATCGATGCCATTGCCGGCACCAGCATGGGCGCGGTGATCGGTGGCCTGTACGCCTCGGGCTACAAGATCGATGAACTGGAAAAGCTCGCGCTGAGTATTGACTGGCAACAGGCATTATCCGATGCCCCACCGCGTGAAGACGTGCCGTTTCGGCGCAAACAGGATGATCGCGACTTTCTCGTCAAACAAAAACTCAGCTTCCGCGATGACGGCAGCCTCGGCTTGCCGCTCGGCGTGATCCAGGGCCAGAACCTGGCATTGTTGCTGGAAAGCATGTTCGCCCACTCCAGCAATACGCGTAACTTCGACAAGCTACCAATCCCGTTCCGCGCCGTGGCCACCGACATCACCACCGGCGAAAAAGTGGTGTTCAGCAAGGGCCACTTGCCTCAGGTGATCCGCGCGAGCATGTCGATCCCGGCTGTGTTCGCTCCGGTGGAACTGGACGGACGACTGTTGGTTGACGGCGGCATGACCGACAACATCCCGCTGGATGTGGCGCGCGAAATGGGCGTCGATATCGCCATTGTCGTGGACATCGGCACGCCGCTGCGCTCACGCAAGCAACTGGCAACCGTGGTGGACGTACTCAACCAGTCCATCACCCTGATGACCCGGCGCAACTCCGAAGAACAACTCAAGGCCCTGCACCCCAAGGACGTACTGATCCAGCCGCCCCTGGCCGCCTACGGCGTGACGGACTTCGGCCGCGCCAAAGACATGATCGACGCCGGCTACCGAGCCACCCGCGCCCTCGACGTGCGCCTGGCGCACCTGCGCCCCGCCGAACCGATCGACCCGCAATTGGTGGAGGCCCGCACCCCAGGCGAACGCACGCCGGTGATCACGGCCATCAAGGTGGAAAACGATTCGAAAGTCAGCGACGACGTGATTCGCTACTACATCCGCCAAACCCTGGGCGAGCCGCTGAACCTGGGCCGCCTGCAAACCGACATGGGCACATTGTATGGCCTGGATTACTTCGAGCAGGTGCAATACCGCGTGGTGAAAAAGGGCCAGGACAATACCCTGGTCATCAGCGCGCGTGGCAAACGCAGCGGCACCGACTATTTGCGCCTGGGCCTGAGCCTGTCGGATGACATGCGCGGCGAAAGCGCCTACAACTTGGGCGCCAGTTACCGCATGAACGGCATCAACCGCCTTGGCGCCGAATGGCTGACGCGTGTGCAGATTGGTGATCGCCAAGAGCTGTACAGCGAGTTCTACCAGCCACTGGATGTGGGCTCGCGCTACTTCGTCGCGCCCTATATCAGTGCCCAGGCACAGAACGTTGACCTGGTGCTGGACAGCGACCCTATCGCCGAATACCGCCTGGAGCGCTACGGTTTTGGTTTGAACGTGGGGCGCCAGATCGGCAACAGCGGCGAGATCCGCTTCGGCGTCGGTGAGGCGTGGGGCAAAGCCGATGTGCGCATTGGCGAGCGCGACTTGCCGAGTGTCAGCTTCAGTGAGGGCTTCTATGAGCTCAAGTACTCGTTCGATTCACTGGATAACGTGTACTTCCCCCACTCTGGCGAAGACATCGGCCTGGCCTTCCGAGAGTTCGAGCCCGGCCTGGGGTCGGACCAGCGCTACCGACAGTGGGAGTTCAAGCTGGACAAGGCCATGAGCCACGGCCCGGACACCTTGATACTCGGCGGTCGTTATGGGCGCACCCTGGATAAATCCGACGTGGTGGTTTCCAGCTTCCTGCTCGGCGGTGCGCGGCAATTATCAGGCTTTCGCGAAGACTCAATCTCGGGGCAGAACATCGCGCTGATGCGCGCCGTGTACTACCGCCGCCTGACGCCGCGCTCGTACCTGCCGCTGGATTTCCCGCTGTACCTCGGCGCCTCGCTGGAACGCGGCCGGGCTTGGAACAACGACAATCAGTTCGACAGCGGGTATATCAATGCCGCGAGTGTTTTCCTCGGCTTTGATACGCCGTTGGGGCCGCTGAACTTCAGTTATGGGTTCAATGATGACAAGCAGCAGGCGGTGTACCTGAACCTGGGGCAGACGTTCTAG
- a CDS encoding SelT/SelW/SelH family protein produces the protein MSASKPEIVITYCTQCQWLLRAAWLAQELLSTFADDLGRVALEPATGGAFRITCDGVQIWERKADGGFPEAKVLKQRVRDQIDPQRDLGHNDRKV, from the coding sequence ATGTCTGCCAGCAAACCCGAGATCGTCATCACCTATTGCACCCAATGCCAATGGCTGTTGCGCGCAGCGTGGCTGGCCCAGGAATTGTTGAGTACGTTTGCCGATGACCTGGGCCGCGTGGCGCTGGAACCGGCCACCGGCGGCGCGTTTCGCATCACGTGTGACGGTGTGCAGATCTGGGAGCGCAAGGCCGACGGCGGCTTTCCGGAGGCCAAGGTGCTCAAGCAACGCGTGCGCGACCAGATCGACCCGCAGCGCGACTTGGGGCACAACGACCGCAAGGTCTGA
- a CDS encoding DMT family transporter, translated as MTPRSALGALHIGALMFGLTGVFGKLAAASPAIIVFGRAAFAVIALAIFARFASNTTWKALEIRDWRRLVVSGVLLAAHWVTFFIAVKVAGVAVATLGFTAFPAFTVILEGLIFRERIRANEVLLVALVTVGLVLVTPDFDLASQATGGLLWGILSGLLFSLLSLNNRASSGRIPAVQAALCQNVVVAACLLPVAAPGLADVRAIDWLWIGLLGVFCTGLAHSLFVASLAVIKARTASVVFAMEPVYGITVAWLLFAETPTLRMLLGGALIIVAIVLSGLMGSASQAKQPAATA; from the coding sequence ATGACTCCCCGCTCAGCCCTTGGCGCCCTGCATATCGGCGCATTGATGTTTGGCCTCACCGGTGTCTTCGGCAAGCTGGCGGCTGCCTCGCCGGCCATCATTGTATTTGGCCGTGCCGCTTTTGCCGTGATCGCCCTGGCGATCTTTGCGCGATTCGCCAGCAACACCACCTGGAAAGCCCTCGAGATCCGTGACTGGCGCCGCCTCGTCGTCAGCGGCGTGCTGCTGGCGGCGCATTGGGTGACCTTCTTCATCGCCGTAAAAGTCGCCGGCGTCGCCGTCGCCACCCTGGGCTTTACCGCATTCCCGGCCTTTACCGTAATACTTGAAGGGCTGATATTCCGGGAGCGCATTCGCGCCAACGAAGTGCTGTTGGTGGCGCTGGTCACAGTGGGCCTGGTGCTGGTGACGCCAGACTTCGATCTCGCCAGCCAAGCCACGGGCGGCCTGTTGTGGGGGATTCTCTCGGGCCTGTTGTTCTCGCTGCTGTCGCTGAACAACCGCGCCAGCTCCGGGCGCATTCCGGCGGTGCAGGCCGCGCTGTGCCAGAACGTGGTGGTCGCGGCCTGCCTGCTGCCGGTGGCGGCGCCAGGGTTGGCGGATGTGCGAGCGATTGACTGGCTGTGGATCGGGCTGCTTGGCGTGTTCTGTACCGGCCTGGCGCACAGCCTGTTTGTCGCCAGCCTCGCGGTGATCAAGGCGCGCACCGCCTCGGTGGTGTTCGCCATGGAGCCGGTCTACGGCATCACCGTGGCCTGGCTGCTGTTTGCCGAAACGCCGACCTTGCGCATGCTGCTGGGCGGCGCGCTGATCATCGTCGCCATTGTGCTCTCAGGCTTGATGGGCAGCGCCAGCCAGGCCAAACAGCCGGCAGCCACCGCGTAG
- a CDS encoding AraC family transcriptional regulator, with amino-acid sequence MRPTLTLRHYIEEPLAHSHDHAQLVFGLSGHLDLEVDGLGSQVHASSVMVLPFSAHHACGSRDGSRCLVLDVPDEQWVAQSLGEHADTSRRLLEQPARLTLDARQSQLVQWLAHSPVDDALIAQQGAVLLLASLNHPQAQPIPGKRLPYAAFNAHIERHAARPLQVADLARIADLSVARLHARFMAECGQTPMDYLRSRRLHMALKLLRETPLPVGEIAERVGYASQSAFSAAMLREFGASPGTLRRSA; translated from the coding sequence ATGAGACCGACCCTCACGCTGCGCCACTACATTGAAGAGCCACTTGCCCACAGCCATGACCACGCACAGCTGGTGTTCGGGCTGTCGGGTCACTTGGATCTGGAAGTCGACGGCCTCGGCAGCCAGGTGCACGCCAGCAGCGTGATGGTGCTGCCCTTCTCGGCCCACCACGCCTGCGGCAGCCGCGACGGCAGCCGCTGCCTGGTGCTGGACGTTCCCGACGAGCAATGGGTGGCGCAGTCTTTGGGCGAACATGCCGACACCAGCCGTCGCCTGCTCGAGCAACCGGCGCGACTGACACTGGACGCCCGGCAAAGCCAGTTGGTGCAATGGCTGGCACACAGCCCGGTGGATGACGCGCTGATCGCCCAGCAAGGCGCAGTGTTGCTGTTGGCCAGTCTCAATCATCCGCAGGCCCAACCGATACCGGGCAAGCGTTTGCCGTATGCGGCGTTCAATGCGCACATCGAACGCCATGCTGCGCGCCCGTTGCAAGTGGCCGACCTGGCACGTATCGCCGACCTCTCGGTGGCGCGCTTGCATGCACGCTTTATGGCCGAGTGCGGGCAAACACCGATGGACTACCTGCGTAGCCGTCGCCTGCACATGGCGTTGAAACTTTTACGCGAGACGCCTCTGCCCGTTGGCGAAATTGCCGAACGCGTCGGCTACGCCTCACAAAGCGCCTTCTCTGCCGCCATGCTGCGCGAATTCGGCGCCTCGCCGGGCACACTGCGTCGCTCGGCATGA
- a CDS encoding UDP-2,3-diacylglucosamine diphosphatase, with product MTSAEFAKPSRKQRVRTLWISDVHLGTRDCQAEHLSQFLKGYHADKVYLVGDIIDGWKMRGGMYWPQAHTNVIRRLLTMAKRGTEVIYVTGNHDEFLRRYSKLILGNIQLVDEAVHVTADGRHLLVIHGDQFDVITRYHRWLAFLGDSAYEFTLTLNRWLNHWRARYGYGYWSLSAYLKHKVKTAVSFISDFEEAIAHEVTKRELHGVVCGHIHHAEIRKVGEVDYLNCGDWVESCTALIEHWDGSIELYRLADAQAKEAQLKAEMVAG from the coding sequence ATGACCAGTGCCGAGTTCGCCAAACCCAGCCGCAAACAACGGGTTCGTACCCTGTGGATCTCCGACGTGCACTTGGGCACCCGGGATTGCCAGGCCGAGCACCTGTCGCAGTTCCTCAAGGGCTACCACGCCGACAAGGTCTACCTGGTGGGCGATATCATCGACGGCTGGAAAATGCGCGGCGGCATGTATTGGCCCCAGGCCCACACCAATGTGATCCGCCGCTTGCTGACCATGGCCAAGCGCGGCACCGAGGTGATCTACGTCACCGGTAACCACGACGAATTCCTGCGGCGCTACTCCAAGCTGATCCTGGGCAATATCCAACTGGTGGACGAGGCCGTGCACGTCACCGCCGACGGCCGCCACCTGCTGGTGATTCACGGTGATCAATTTGATGTGATTACCCGTTACCACCGCTGGCTGGCCTTCCTCGGTGATTCGGCCTACGAGTTCACCCTCACGCTCAATCGCTGGCTCAACCACTGGCGTGCGCGCTATGGCTATGGCTACTGGTCGTTGTCGGCGTACCTGAAGCACAAGGTCAAGACCGCGGTGAGTTTTATCAGTGATTTCGAAGAGGCGATCGCCCACGAGGTGACCAAGCGCGAGCTGCATGGCGTGGTGTGCGGGCATATTCACCATGCCGAGATTCGCAAGGTGGGCGAGGTGGACTACCTCAATTGCGGCGATTGGGTGGAGTCGTGCACCGCGTTGATCGAGCACTGGGATGGCAGTATCGAGTTGTATCGGTTGGCGGATGCGCAGGCTAAAGAGGCGCAGTTGAAGGCCGAGATGGTTGCGGGCTAG
- a CDS encoding amino acid aminotransferase, translating into MHFDAIGRVPGDPILGLMDLYAQDTNPNKFDLGVGVYKDDQGLTPIPHSVKLAEQRLVDTQTTKTYIGGHGNAAFGSLISELVLGADSALIRERRAGASQAPGGTGALRLSADFIAQNLPGRGVWLSNPTWPIHETIFAKAGLKVSHYPYVGADNRLDVGAMLATLATVPTGDVVLLHACCHNPTGFDLSQDDWRQVLHIVRERQLLPLIDFAYQGFGDGLEQDAWAVRLFAAELPEVLVTSSCSKNFGLYSDRVGALIVCAADAEKLTDVRSQLANIARNLWSTPPDHGAAVVATILGDAELKKRWSDEVEAMRSRIAQLRSGLVEALAPHGLAEKFAHIGAQRGMFSYTGLSAEQVKQLREKHSVYMVSSGRANVAGIDATRLALLAQAIADVSK; encoded by the coding sequence ATGCATTTTGATGCCATTGGCCGTGTGCCCGGCGATCCGATCCTCGGGCTGATGGACCTGTATGCCCAGGACACCAACCCGAACAAGTTCGACCTGGGCGTGGGCGTCTATAAGGACGACCAGGGCCTGACGCCGATTCCGCACTCGGTAAAACTGGCCGAACAGCGCCTGGTGGACACGCAAACCACCAAGACTTACATCGGCGGCCACGGCAATGCGGCCTTCGGCTCGCTGATCAGTGAACTGGTGCTGGGCGCCGATTCCGCGCTGATTCGCGAGCGTCGCGCGGGCGCCTCGCAAGCCCCAGGCGGTACTGGCGCGCTGCGCCTGAGCGCTGACTTTATCGCACAAAACCTGCCCGGCCGTGGCGTATGGCTGAGCAACCCGACCTGGCCGATCCACGAAACCATCTTCGCCAAGGCGGGGCTCAAGGTCAGCCATTACCCGTACGTGGGCGCGGATAACCGCCTGGACGTGGGTGCGATGCTCGCAACGCTGGCCACCGTGCCCACGGGCGACGTGGTGTTGTTGCATGCCTGCTGCCACAACCCGACCGGTTTTGACTTGTCCCAGGATGACTGGCGCCAGGTGCTGCACATCGTGCGCGAACGGCAATTGCTGCCATTGATCGACTTCGCCTACCAGGGCTTTGGCGACGGCCTCGAACAGGACGCCTGGGCGGTGCGATTGTTTGCCGCCGAGCTGCCGGAAGTGCTGGTCACCAGTTCCTGCTCGAAGAACTTCGGCCTGTACAGCGACCGTGTCGGCGCGCTGATCGTGTGCGCGGCAGACGCCGAGAAGCTCACCGATGTGCGCAGCCAACTGGCGAATATCGCGCGTAACCTGTGGTCTACGCCGCCGGATCATGGTGCCGCAGTGGTAGCGACCATCCTCGGTGATGCCGAGCTGAAAAAGCGCTGGAGCGATGAAGTCGAGGCCATGCGTTCGCGCATTGCACAACTGCGCTCCGGACTGGTGGAAGCGCTGGCACCCCACGGGCTGGCCGAGAAGTTTGCGCATATCGGTGCGCAGCGTGGGATGTTTTCCTATACCGGCTTGAGTGCCGAACAGGTCAAGCAACTGCGCGAGAAGCACAGCGTGTATATGGTCAGCTCGGGGCGGGCGAATGTGGCGGGCATAGACGCCACGCGCTTGGCGCTATTGGCCCAAGCTATCGCCGACGTCTCGAAATAA
- a CDS encoding 4a-hydroxytetrahydrobiopterin dehydratase, whose amino-acid sequence MTTLNQAHCEACRADAPQVSDEELPVLIKQIPDWNIEVRDGVMQLEKVFLFKNFKFALAFTNAMGEISEAEGHHPGLLTEWGKVTVTWWSHSIKGLHRNDFIMAARTDEVAKDAEGRK is encoded by the coding sequence ATGACCACCTTGAACCAAGCCCACTGCGAAGCCTGCCGCGCCGATGCCCCACAAGTCAGCGACGAAGAGCTGCCGGTACTCATCAAGCAGATTCCCGACTGGAACATCGAGGTCCGCGATGGCGTGATGCAGCTGGAAAAGGTTTTCCTGTTCAAGAACTTTAAATTCGCCCTGGCCTTTACCAACGCCATGGGTGAAATCTCCGAAGCCGAGGGCCATCACCCAGGCCTGCTCACCGAGTGGGGCAAAGTCACCGTGACCTGGTGGAGCCACTCGATCAAAGGCCTGCACCGCAACGACTTCATCATGGCCGCGCGCACCGACGAAGTGGCCAAAGACGCCGAGGGCCGCAAGTAA